The Argentina anserina chromosome 5, drPotAnse1.1, whole genome shotgun sequence genome includes the window ACCAAAATATTATGGCTTCCTGATTTAATTCCAAAGCTGAATTGGAATCCTCTGCCTTCTGGAATAcccaggtagtgtgacaagaaAGCTTTAAACCTTGATAAATGTTGTATAGGCTACAACATCAGGTTGGATGCCAGCTACACACATATTTTTCAAGAATCTGCACTGAAATAAATTGTTATGAGTGTGAAACTATGAAACCTTATATTCCCTTAAGAAGACATCAAATgagaatgagaaaaaaaacattgagcaaaaaaaaaaaaaaaaattccttaaCCATTACTGTGCTACCTGCAAGGCACCCTGAACAGTCCTCTTATTCAACTCCAGGATTCAACGAGCTATAAATAATCTTTGTTTCTGAGGCTTGGAAGTTTGGTTTAGCAGTTGCATCAGCAAGGTTCTCTATCAAATGTTGGAAACCCTGCGTTAGCAAGAAACAATTCAGTGAAGGTAAAATTGGCAAAACGTAAGCTATCAGAATCACTTTCAAGATCAGAGCTCCCAATGAAAATAGATATagcaaaacaaatataagCAAATTTTTTACGTTGATACCAAACCACTCACTAATGCAAACACCTTGTGTACATTCTAATGCAACATGGTATGAATTCAAGAACATATGGACATGGACCAAACCATAACTTAATATGAATGATTCCTTACACAGAAAGGTttttggaaaagaaaaagaaccaCTACTTGACAAAGTACAGACAGAAGAGCTGTCACCAATGTCAACAAGTCAAGCAATGTATGTGCATAGATATGAATACCTGCGGTAACAATTTAAGATAAACTACAGGTTCACATCAAATCGAACTTACAAAGGAGTCAACGTATCCCCCAGGATTATTAGCAGCCACCCTCTCGATACTAGTGCTATCCAAGCTGAAAGCAAATGGTGACCAACcttaaaaacaacaaagattGGAACAAATTAGGATAGCACATGAATCAGTTAAACatacatggcagaaacaaaccACACCTCATTCTCCACTATTAATGAAAGTTCACTGGACGACTTCATTTCATCAGCAGCAGCAGACAAATGCACCCAAGGAAAACACTAAAAAAGAAAGTCAAAATAATTTGTCAAAAAACTTTCACACAATCGATTCATACGAATCAAAAATCAACGTATCAGTGGGAGAGCAACTCATTACCTTATCCAACTCATTCAACAGCTTAAAACTTGCCATAGTCAGCTCCAGAGATTTCCCAATCCTCAAGATAGCAAATATCGACTCAAACCATTTACTGTACCAACAATTCAACACCAAACACAAAACcatcagagtcatccttctcGGCCGGAGCCTACAAATATAGGGATGAATTGTGTACATGATGAGAATGAACTGTGTACAAATTTAAATCCAATCAGGAAGAGAATGAACTGTGTACATGATTGGTCAACTGTGTAGAGAATGAACTGGAAGCTAACACCTCCTAATAGCTTATACTCAATCAACAAATCCATCAAAAACAGAACAACAAATGAACAGTCCTCTTATTCAACTCCAGGATTCAACAAGCTATAAATAATCGAGCAATTTCTAAACTAATAAGGTCTTCAACTCTGAAACAGCAAATTACCTCCTATTTCGCAGCGGCATCGAAATCCGAGACGTCGACGGCGAGGTGCTGAGGGAGAACGATGGTGAAGAATTTGGAGAGTGCGGCGGAAATCGAGCACTGTTCGATCTAGAGCGAGAGCTGGAGGAGGGGATCGAAGCATACGGCGGCTCGGAGGACACCAAAGGTAGAGAGGTTGGAGTGAGGGAGGTTGGGGAAGTGGAGGAGGGTTAGGGTTTCTAGAGTTTGTATTGGAATGGGAGTGAAGTAGTCGAGGTTGAGGTAGccgagagagagggagagagagatttcAGTGAGGCGGAGGTTATGGGGGAGGATGAGATTTCGTTGGATAAATGGGATTGGTGTGAcactcatttttttttatttttatcacaacACACACTGATTTTTGTATGTATTTTTATCACAACACActgatttatatttttattacacactgatttttgtgtgtatttttattacacactgatttttgtgtatattcttataacacattgatttttgtgtgtattcTTATCACAACACACActgatttttgtgtgtatttttatcacacactgatttttgtgtgtattcttatcacacactgatttttgtgtgtattGTTAGTCTAGATATTATGCGTGGGCTATGTATACTCATTGCATACGGTTAGTTGTGTGAGTTGGTATCTCACACAGATTTATGATAATCAGTGTGAGTAAAATCAGTGTGAGAGTTCTTTTTGCTAGTAGTGATATTCTCGCTGGTTTCTCCCACCATCTCTTAACGTGTTAAGATTCAAGTAAATTACCTCTAACCTCTGAGAGTGGTAAACTATAGCAGGTGCCTTCAAAACAACGAGTGATGCACTGTAGTTCAGAGATGCACACTGGCTCACCACTATTGGACCCAAAGGAGCCCAAAACCGCGCACACGAAACTAAGCTCTTTAGAAAACCGTCAAAAGTCTTTTCCATCACAAACACATTTCGGCCTTTCCGGAAGTCAAACACAAACAAAAGCCTCTTACTTTTTCGCCGTCTTCCCAGACACAAACTCTGCTGATCGTCCTCGCTTCTCCTCCAACTTCCGGGTTCGGTTCTTTCATCCAGATGGATTCGGGTCTCACTGATTGGTTCAAGTACTTGGAGGAGGAGTCGTACCCAGTTGCCAGAGACTTCTTGGTTCTTCCTTTGTTTGTTCTCCTCTTCCCTTCTCTTAGGCTCTTCCTTGACGCTTTCGTCTTCGAGGTACCTCCTACTCTTTCAGCTCTTGCTCTGTTGGGTTTCTGGTTATCATTGGATTCATTTTAGCATTGAACGAGCTCTTGTTTTGACTATAATTATACATGTGGTCAAACCCGTATTGGATCGCATTACATGAACACCTTATGTATGGAGTTCATAAAGTTTCAAGCTTTATGTTTGATTCGGTGTGGTGTTGGCTGTTTTTGGTAGAAAGTGGTTAGATCAGAATTGGGTTTAATATGAAATCTGTGGAAAACTCTGTGTTGCTAAGAACTAGGTTTACTGTTAACTCTGTCTTAGCTTGGTGAGTAAATTTTCTTATTCGTTCATGAAAGAATACACGCTTTCTGATTGACTATGACCCTAAATGCACATCAAAGAAGAACTTCAAAATGTTATAATTTGCATTCTGAGTCTGTGTGAGCAGTAGTTAGTCTTGATAGCTAATTACTTCCAAATGACAACTAACTTAGGGATGAATTTTTTGCACCACATTCAAATGTGTTCATGTGAATGTTTAAATTATGAATCAGATGTCAAAGTAAGTACTTCTTCTAGTGAGTAAAGCGGCGAACTTGGTTATCATATTTACAAAGCTCTTCATATGTTCTGTTCACCCTTCTATTATGTGACACCCGCAGAAATAGGAAGGAGGTGGTTTTAATAAATTTCAGTGGATTCTGGGTTTTGCAGAGATTAGCAAGATGGCTAATTATTGGAAAGGAACAGAAGAAAGTTGAGACACATGAAGAGCGGAAAAaagttaataaatttaaagagTCAGCTTGGAAATGCGTTTACTTTTTTTCTGCAGAGGCTTTGGCCCTTTCCGTAACATACAATGAGCCTTGGTTCTCAAGTACAAAACACTTTTGGGTAGGGCCTGGCGATCAGGTCTGGCCTGAGCAAAAGACTAAGTTCGTCCCTTTACTCAGTAGAAGAGCTATTTACTTTGATATCTgattcataatttttttttggtacagATTCTTAATTTATTCATTCGAAAACAATTGCGTTTTGTATATCATATGGCCACACATAATTTGACATTTATTTCTTGATTCTCAGATTAAAATTGAAGGCACTCTACATGTATTCAGCTGGATTTTACTTGTACTCCAGCTTTGCTTTGGTGTTCTGGGAAACAAGGCGTTCTGACTTTTGGGCATCAATGGGTCATCATATAGCAACAACAATATTGATTGTGTTTTCTTATGTAGCAAGGCAAGTGTCTAAGGTTTTCTGCTTTTCTCCTGGTGTTCAGACTGCTCTAGGAAGTATAGTATGAAGTTCTCACTTTCTTTCATGGTGCATATCATAATTCTCAAACAAAGGTTTCTACAATCTTGTGTTAAAGTACTATGAAACCCTTTTTActcatcttttcatttctgtttCATCCCTGCAGGTTTTCCCGAGTTGGTTCAATCATTTTAGCCCTCCATGAAGGATGTGATGTGTTTTTGGAGATTGCGAAAATGTCAAAATATTGTGGCTTAGAACTTATTGCCAGTGTTTCTTTTGTTATGTTTGCTCTTTCTTGGACAATTCTACGTCTTATCTACTTTCCCTTCTGGATAATTTGGAGTACTTGGTGAGTTTAATTTCTGCAGATCCTTTGtctttattttactttttgaaATTTTCTCAGAGAATGTAAACGATATAGTAGATGGATACCTCTTCAAACAAATTCGTAATCAACCCTGAATATGCACGTCCAAAACTTCAAGAACGAACTTACAAACATTAGCATCTGAATTAATAACAGATTCCTCTTTATTGTCCTTATTTTCTGGTATATGATTAACTTAGCCCATCTCTTATCTTATGCCTTTTCCTTTCAAGCTCTACTTTTTTTAACTTATTAACATATACTACAATAAGatttattttttccttttggcaGCTATGAATCTCTTTTGAACTTGGACAAGGAAAAGCACATGGTGGAAGGATCCATGTACTATTACTTGTTTAATACGCTTCTAATTTGCTTGCtcattcttcatatatattggTGGAAGTTGATGGTTTGGATGCTCGTAAAGCAAATTCGCTCATGGGGGAAACTTGATGATGACGTTCGATCTGGTAACTAAATTTctgttgtttttctttttatattttatatgttAAAGTATCAGTACAAAAATGTATACAGATCCTCACTTGTATATATGAAGAGAAAGTTAAAACATGAATCTTTCCTTCTTACATGGTATTTTCTGTGGACTGTAGATTCTGAGGGTGAAGACGATGAACATGATGATTGACAATATGAAGATACATATAACTGAGGCACCTTTGTATCTCAAGGTTATACTGAAACAGTAACACCACGCTTTCTAGCCTTTTGACTGATTTTTATATAGTGTTTAATTCCTTTCTTCATGCAGATTGAATATTTATATAGGCAAGTGAATCTGTATATCCAGATTTCATACATGCAGGTAAGATTTGTTCAAAGACTTGTCCTGATAAAATGCCAGTGAATTTTTTGAAATTGGATTGTATTACTAATAACCATGAGACAGTTGCTTGAACAGGTAGGATGACGCTGAGAAACTAGATTCATTATTCATGGTCCAAGCCTTGGGAAGCATAATAAACGACCACCACAGATTTCTTTCTCCCTATGGCAAAATTATTGATTAAAGACCATTACTGTTGGTTGAGGTGTCACTGAGCCTGTACTGCTTTGTCATTTTTGGAAGTGTAAAATTACGGTATATAAGTTCATACTATTTGAGAAAGTTGAATCAATTGTTTCATTATATAGTCACTGATTAAATGAACATACACAGTAGACGGCTTTGACCTGATTAATATCTCAATCAGTCGCTCATTTCTTGCCTCCTTCAGCTTCAGCCTTCAGGCAACACTTTCTTTCAGTCATATATTGTACTGCTATAACGTTtagttcaagaaaaactcgagGGCATTAAAACAATCAGTTGCATTAAGTGGATCTGAAGCCGGGTGTGGTGGTCCTGGTCACTTTACCACGGTGGCGAAGTTAAGGATTCTGTTAAGCACACCTGCTGCTGGGTTAGTAGGGCTCACCTTCCAGAGTAAGGGAGTTTCAGCGAATCACACCGAGTTGTAGACTACTATTGGTTTGTGTCCTCTTGAACAACTCTGGTCTTTTTTGTTCTCTTCACAAACGTCGCAGAGTTATGCTTAGATGGATTTTAGgccaaaaggaaagaaataaaaCCAACTCAGGTGTTTTTCTTCTGAACTAAAAGATGTACGCAACACAATGAACTAGCTCGTTTATGGAAGGAAGGAAATGATAACTTTACAAACTCTTGGAGTGAAAGACATGATTTCGTATCATGATTATTGTATTTTGACTATTAATAGAATCCAAGACAAAGGAAACTAGGAGTTCTGTATATTACAAATACAAAATCAAATTGTCGAGACACAAGAACGCATTAACAATAAACCAAATGCACATACTGTCAAACCTAACCCAAATAGTACCTGTGAATGATGGAGGAGCTGCTATAAATTCAATTGCCCTATTGAGTCTGAAGTACAAAAGAAGGCTGCATGATAACTGACTTTAAAGAGCTTTGCTGAATTGTGCAAAGTCAGCACATGCAAAGAAAGTTCGTTTCATTCTATTTAATCTCATTGAGAGAACTTTGAAATCAACTTGTCCACATGTATTATGATATCATCAATTCGCGGACGGACTGCAGCTTGTGGCTGAAGCATCCATGTAATAAACTGGTGAAGAGCATCTGGATACGGAGGCTTAGGTCCAGCCGGCCACTTGATCTGCACATTGACTATTGCCAATTGTAGGCTTCCTCCAGATTCACCAAGTGCATATTCGAAAGGAGATACTCCATACCTATATGTCAAGCATTAGGTGGGTAAAATAGTtagattgatgatgatgaattaaggATAATGATGCTCATAACAATGCAAATTAAGTATATCTGGCAGCAAAACATTAAGATATGAGGCAACACAGATTTTTTTACATTGTCTTCATCATGTGTAGTGTCAGGTTATGCAAACATAGACCTTTGGTGTCACTTCCGAAGTTCCAAGGACACAACAAAGAACCCACATGCATGCCAGATGCAGACATGCATACATGTGTAAAACACAGTTTCTTAAACAAAGCAACAAACACATTCACTAACGAAACAGAAAACAGATCCCATAACGCTCAAATGTACGTAGTCAGGATTAGTACTCACAGTATGGCATATAAAGTGCATCCCAACGACCATATATCTGTTCTCTCATCAATATCTGCCTGGCTTGGGCAGTCCCACAACTCTGGAGCTCGAAATGGTGCAGAACAATGCTCAGATGCCCATTCCTGCATAACAATCAAGAAAAGCAACACTTAGCTGAATGATAGAAGGATTggattaatttcagtttattcCTGAAATTGCAGTTAGCAATTTGCAGTTATTGCAAAGGAACAaaaaatacacacacacatgtaCTCATGTAGATAACAGAGTTGATAGAAAAGATATACCTGCAACTGAAGTGCCTCTGAACGAGTGCGAATTTGTTTCCTTGCAGGTCGAGCGCTGCCAAAATCCATCAATATGGCTAGAGGTGGTTGCCCTTTCCGATGAGTAATCAGGACGTTACCAGGTTTGATATCATTATGTGCATATGGTGGTtcaaaattgtgcatgtgctTGAGTCCTGCACAAAGCTGTGGAATTGATTTTTCTAAGTTAAAAAGTGTTTGATGCTTCTAACCCTGTTGTAATTACAAAGTAATTCTTGCATGACATAGAAGAACAGCTGGGGCATAAAACATCAAGTCCGAGAAGGGGAAGAACTCAAAGCTACCCTTGTTTTAGACATGCATGTTGTGCATTCCAATTTATTTGCCTTGAGCAGATAACAGCAAAGTGTATAACCCTTCCTTAAAAAGAGATATTGCATCAAACTAAAAGGGGGATAAATAAGATGAAATATTCATTCACCTGCCGGAATATTTGAAGAACATCTGAGGTTGAAAAGAACTCCTTCTTAGTTTTCATAACCTTTGCATTATCCAGTAAAGTTCCATCCAGATGAACAGGAAATAACAAATATGCTTCATGGTTCCAAGATTGGTCTTGTGTAGGCTGacaaagtaaaatgaattaaTGGGATCCAGGATAAAGCAAAAACGTAGAATATacgcaaaagaaaaagaattctGACCTACAGAAACCACCCTATTACATAAGTTGATGGGCAAAACATGCTATGTAAGCAAAAGAAATGGTTGGCACTACTTGTATAATGGAAGCTAGATactgatgttttttttttaattcaaaaaGCTATTTGACATAATAATGAATTCAAAAACCAAGTTAAGGATATAACTTAAAACTAATCCCACTGAATATTTTCAAATTCTATGGCGAGGACATATATGGAGCTGAGtactaataataataagaagCATCTCAACTCAAAGCAGAAAAACACTGTGTTCCAAGCAAGTATAGAATTTCAGGAAGTCACACCTTAACGGAAATAATGGCATGATCAAGAAGTGGAAGAAGATTAGGATGAGTGAAAAGCGATGAAACTCGGATCTCCTCCTTGACCAGCGCCAACTGTTCGCTATTCTGAATAAGAACTTTCTTCATGGCATAAGTTCCATCATCTGCAACagaatagtaaaaaaaaaaaaacaagctgAAAAACTCACACCCATAAACTTAACTGCAACCACGTCATGAACCAACAATCACTACAAATTTCAAAAATGCAACACCATATCCCAATCGAACAATCCAATACCACACAAGAAACAACACAGTCAAGCTCGACAAATCACACAGCCCAACCATAAATCTATATACAAAAACCATAAATCAACATAAACATGGGTCCCTGTAGCCACATTTTAAGCTAAGTCAAGCAATTTCGATGAAAAATTCGAGTAATACATGACCTAATTCTCCGACAGTACCTCAGATCACAAAACCATTCGGCACTATAACACCAACACTCCAACAAATTCTAATAAATTCAGATTAGTACCAATAACAAATGATTAAATCGTGTCAAATTCACATGTAATTGAAACCAGATCAGAGAAATAGAAATCAGACCAGAAAGGTGGGAGGAGTCCTTGATTTTTTTGGCGagggaggtggaggaggaggaggaggagtcgGAGACGACCTCCTTGACCAGAAAGACAAAGGCGAAGCCACCTTCGCCGAGCTGCCTGACGATCTTGAAGCGGTTCTCGTTGATCCAGACGTCGCCTCCGCCGTTAACGGCGTCGTAAAGAGCGTTCAGACCAGAGAATGAACACCCCATCGTCGGTCGGTCTTCTCTTTTATCTCAATTACAAATAAAGATTGATAACGAAGAATCAGAGGTTCGGAGCTGAGCTCATGTCAATGGATCGGCGAATTGAATCGgaaaccgagagagagagagagagagattgagtGTGACTAGAGTTTATATTAACAATATAAACAGAAAGGCGAGTCACACTCACTTCTTTTCCCCTCCAAATTTTCAGTAACGCTTCAAGTTCTTGCCTTTTATTATCACATTCAATTGAtatcattttttattattattattaattttaagaAATTTAGTTTTCTATAAAAGGACATTGTATCATTTTGTACATGGTATGATGCAGATAACGATTTTAGAAATGAgattatttgattatataacATCACACCAAGCTGATTatagaaataagattatctGATTACAAAACATATGCTTAGAATTAACATGTGATTGACTCCACACTCTAGTTTTTAGTGTAATACACAGTATGAAGATCAGAAGTAAATTTGTCGACCACTATTCTTGTGCCCACCCTTTTAAACTTATGGCATGTGTCTTTTCCCAActcatatttagataataattaAACAATTAGACACATGTCATGAATTTAAAAGGGTGGACACAACAACGATTGTCGGCAAATTTGTTCCATAAAGATCTCTCTTAATGGACCATTCATTTTCattggtcaaaccatgtctagGGTAGGTATCAAAGCAATTAATTCTGTTTTGGGGATCTGGGTTCTCCTTTGGGTTATGGTCTCCCTTAAACTTTAGAGACGGGTGAGCTGTCCCTATGATCAGTCAACTCCAACATTTCAGGTAAACTCTGCAAGCCAAATAGTATTTCTACCAGTGGTAAATCCAGTAAGCAAAGACTGAAGTTTGCTTAGATTGACTCGCCGGTAACTAAACCAGTCCGGTATGTGAAGAAGATGCATACTGCTAACTATGCCTGATATGATGAATTAGCTCTGCAGGTATcaatgaagaaaaagagaaggaatATGACTTGCAGTTACAGGATAACGTGCTCATGTCAACCTAAAATGCAAGTGTATCAAAGGAAAGATATTAAGATACAATCAGCTGTTTTTGCATAAAACTATGCAACTGATAACCCAAGATGAATCTTCGTTTAACAATCAACAAACTGAAACTCAGTCAACTAACTCTACGGCGGTGTCTCTGGTTGCAACAATGCCTGCATAGATTGGAGACTTTCCACCTCTGCTTCAGAGTTCAGAGTGCCCTTGGATACGAAACAATTGGAACTGATGAACTGAGCAATGTAATTATGTCCTTGCTATGCTGCCTGCACCACTGTCATCATGGTTGGACATGACCTTGGGGAATATGCGGCTGTTGCTGAGTGATGCAATGTATGTTTCCACCCGCTAGAACAATCTCCCTAGCACCTTCAATTTTCACCACCTGAGCCAACAATACATCAACGTGGGGATTGTTCATGAATAGAGAAGAAACGCTATAATTGAACAATCAACGAGATAGAACATGTATTAATCGTTTTTATGCCAATCCCCTCGTTTGTTGACAATAGCATTGAAAAGATCAAGACCATTTTGTTTCCTATTCTGTATTGAGCCTCGCACGGAACATACTAGTAATAGTTTGTAGTTTGTACAGCAAAAGTAGCTCATAAGAATCACCCATATCGCCAAGTTCAAACTTGAAAACCGTAGAACCTGATATCAATTACAAAGATAAAACTCACCTTACTTCATAGTTTGGAAAGGCTTTAGATAGGACATGAACAGCCTCATCGTCCCATTTCTGGTCCCCAAATTGTGGTGCAATGATTGCTCCATTGGCAATGTAAAAATTCACGTAAGAAGCTGCAAGTCTTGTGCCTGCAAGTCTCGGTTTAGCATCATCCGGTAAAAACAACAAACACCAGACGCATTCTGAAACTTAATATTTCTCCAATCTAACAATGACATGGTAACTAGTTCATGTACAGAAGAGTTAGCTTGAGTAGTCGTGAAAGTTGAATCCAGGTCTTCAATGATTACCTGGGTAATTCCAGCAGCCTCTTCCTCTGTCATGTATAGTGGACCTGGTACATGAAGCTTAATCACTTCCAACTTCCTACCCTTGGCATCAGTAGTATTGCAGAGGACGGTAAGGGCTTCTACAGCTCGTTCATACTGAGGATCCGTTTCATCATCAGTCCAGGACAACAAAACCACACCAGGCTTCACAAAACAGCACATATTGTCGATGTGACCATTGGTATCATCATCCCCTGCCAGCATTTTGATAGACAGTTCAGGTTCAAGTAAGATGACTAACCTGATTCCCTAAATGAAAGACAGTACCAATCATTAGAAAGTAACCACATAGAGTTCTTACCATATAATCCACGAGGCAACCAAATAATCTTTGTCACTCCAAGATATGCCTTCAGCTGATCTTCTATTTCCTCCTTCGTCATATTAGGGTTCCGGTTTTTATTTAGGAGGCACTCTGCTGTAGTGAGGCAAGTCCCTGAAGGAAGAAAGAAGGTTAAGATATCACAGAGGACAACTATACTTGCAGACAGAATGAGCTTTCATATTGTCCTGACTGTTACCTTCTCCATCTACATGGATGCTTCCACCTTCAAGAATCATGGAATGTGGAAACCTTGGAACCTTCTCAGTTGCCAGGATCTGCAGATTATAAGTGTTAGGAAAACATTAGTGTCTCAGAAACACAAATAAAGCAAATATCCTATAAATCAAAATAAGATCTGTTTAGCTCTTCTTACCTTCTGTGCCACAAGGAGGTCAAGACTCCAGTCAGGATAACAACCATCATCAATTCCTACAAATACcatgaaataagaaaaaacaTTTTATGGAATTATGCAATCCTTGAAGCACCCAAAGTTCTAACACTATGATGCACTAACCACGGAAATACTTTACTATTCTCTTGATTAGAAGATTGAGCATAAAATGGGATTAATGATCAGACAAAGGCTTAGCAACCTACCTCCCCAACTGTTAAATTTCCAATCAATCCCAGCAACCTTTGGCTCTGGGCTATTTCCAATGACAAACTGAAAAAAGAGAATAATAATCAAAAAGAGGTTTCAAAGATCAACACTAGAATCATAGTATCCTGCTATTGAATCAGAATTTCCAGAAATGACTCCAAGAGGAAGCTCACCGTTGGGCCTGTGTTGCGGAACCAAGAATCATTCAAACTCATCTCAATAACCCTGACATGGTCTGGTAGCTGACTTCGTGCGTTTTCCCACTGAGTATTTATGAATTCAAAATTATATCCCTTCCAACACTGATAAAGACCAGTAGATACTAAAGACTCCTAGAGCCTCAACTCTTACATTTACAACTAACCTGAGCAGCACTGGCACACACAGTGACAGGTTCGAACTTTGAGATTGCAGATGCCACCCTAGTGAACGCAGACTGACCAGGCACTGCATTGTTTCTCCAGTTATCTGGACGCTCCTATAACCCATAATGAAGATAAGATTGTAATCAGAGACTGAAGTAAGTATATCAAACTTCTAGTTCTAGATAACAAAACGTTGCTCATTAATTAAGAACTCACTGATCTGATTATCACACACAAAGTACATATACATATCTCACTATTCTCTAACAGCTCAAATTATTCAGATAAAAGCTAATCAGTTTGCACTTTGCAGTGTTAGTATTACTTGGCAATAGCAGAAAGCACAGATTCAAGAGACCCATCAACCTAAAGATGCAAATTTGATATTAATGAATGAGAGAAAGCGACTTACAGGCCATCCAATCCAGCACTGTGAATGGGGTTCCCACTCTGCAGGCATGTAGTATCCATGGAGACTAGGGGTGCCTCCCATATCCATAGCTCTCTTTCTCATTCAATTCAGCCTCAGACCCTCTGAACTGAGAAAGAAGAGGAGAGATGCTCAATGTCTCGAATCCCGCTGAACTGGGTCACTTTTATTTTGGCTCACACTGCTGACTGGATCCAAATTGGGTTACAGACTACTACAACAGAGTTTCATCCAAAACTCAATCTTTCATAAAATAGAC containing:
- the LOC126794160 gene encoding ceramide synthase 1 LOH3-like, whose product is MDSGLTDWFKYLEEESYPVARDFLVLPLFVLLFPSLRLFLDAFVFERLARWLIIGKEQKKVETHEERKKVNKFKESAWKCVYFFSAEALALSVTYNEPWFSSTKHFWVGPGDQVWPEQKTKLKLKALYMYSAGFYLYSSFALVFWETRRSDFWASMGHHIATTILIVFSYVARFSRVGSIILALHEGCDVFLEIAKMSKYCGLELIASVSFVMFALSWTILRLIYFPFWIIWSTCYESLLNLDKEKHMVEGSMYYYLFNTLLICLLILHIYWWKLMVWMLVKQIRSWGKLDDDVRSDSEGEDDEHDD
- the LOC126794157 gene encoding uncharacterized protein LOC126794157 — its product is MGCSFSGLNALYDAVNGGGDVWINENRFKIVRQLGEGGFAFVFLVKEVVSDSSSSSSTSLAKKIKDSSHLSDDGTYAMKKVLIQNSEQLALVKEEIRVSSLFTHPNLLPLLDHAIISVKPTQDQSWNHEAYLLFPVHLDGTLLDNAKVMKTKKEFFSTSDVLQIFRQLCAGLKHMHNFEPPYAHNDIKPGNVLITHRKGQPPLAILMDFGSARPARKQIRTRSEALQLQEWASEHCSAPFRAPELWDCPSQADIDERTDIWSLGCTLYAILYGVSPFEYALGESGGSLQLAIVNVQIKWPAGPKPPYPDALHQFITWMLQPQAAVRPRIDDIIIHVDKLISKFSQ
- the LOC126794996 gene encoding negative regulator of systemic acquired resistance SNI1-like; translation: MPLRNRSKWFESIFAILRIGKSLELTMASFKLLNELDKCFPWVHLSAAADEMKSSSELSLIVENEGFQHLIENLADATAKPNFQASETKIIYSSLNPGVE
- the LOC126794366 gene encoding agmatine deiminase, with the translated sequence MRKRAMDMGGTPSLHGYYMPAEWEPHSQCWIGWPERPDNWRNNAVPGQSAFTRVASAISKFEPVTVCASAAQWENARSQLPDHVRVIEMSLNDSWFRNTGPTFVIGNSPEPKVAGIDWKFNSWGGIDDGCYPDWSLDLLVAQKILATEKVPRFPHSMILEGGSIHVDGEGTCLTTAECLLNKNRNPNMTKEEIEDQLKAYLGVTKIIWLPRGLYGDDDTNGHIDNMCCFVKPGVVLLSWTDDETDPQYERAVEALTVLCNTTDAKGRKLEVIKLHVPGPLYMTEEEAAGITQDDAKPRLAGTRLAASYVNFYIANGAIIAPQFGDQKWDDEAVHVLSKAFPNYEVVKIEGAREIVLAGGNIHCITQQQPHIPQGHVQP